One stretch of Juglans microcarpa x Juglans regia isolate MS1-56 chromosome 3D, Jm3101_v1.0, whole genome shotgun sequence DNA includes these proteins:
- the LOC121255171 gene encoding protein POOR HOMOLOGOUS SYNAPSIS 1: MTGSLAIVRIEDAQDVVAAVSDQWEIQFARFFGYPPLSSTCPDRSPLLPKFRKRRPNGTWISSSSSAFLRLVNDHSNSDVILTVSLRGKILEQHYVSKLHFSWPHVSCVSGFPARGTRSVFVSYRDQEIQKFALRFSTTCETEIFINALKEILNDVSDIAPLNNDLGSEILSQTELMSSNRHSNRACEELSFMPPEQTYTPQMSPSLNNEIEQHSSNHEKDTAFRHDFEETVAALPPSFTSLLTNCCSEVNQAQSTVCKETDLKSQIVKYMEDSAFQDMLITVEKVISEMGGDLTL, translated from the exons ATGACGGGATCTCTGGCAATTGTACGGATCGAAGACGCACAGGACGTGGTGGCCGCCGTTAGCGACCAGTGGGAGATTCAATTCGCTCGCTTCTTCGGCTACCCTCCTCTCTCCTCCACTTGTCCCGATCGCTCTCCTCTCCTTCCCAAATTCCGGAAACGTCGTCCCAACGGCACTTggatctcctcctcttcctccgcCTTTCTACGACTCGTCAACGATCACTCCAATTCCGATGTCATCCTCACCGTATCTTTGAGAGGAAAGATCCTT GAACAACACTACGTATCGAAGCTGCACTTCTCCTGGCCTCACGTGTCATGCGTCTCTGGATTTCCTGCCAGGGGTACGAGATCTGTTTTTGTGAGCTACAGGGATCAAGAG ATCCAAAAGTTTGCTTTGCGATTTTCAACAACATGTGAAACAGAGATATTCATAAATGCTTTGAAG GAGATCTTGAATGATGTCAGCGATATTGCACCTTTAAATAATGACCTTGGATCTGAAATCTTATCACAAACTGAGTTGATGTCTTCTAACCGACACTCCAATAG AGCTTGTGAGGAATTGAGTTTTATGCCTCCCGAGCAAACTTATACTCCACAAATGTCACCAAGCTTAAACAATGAAATTGAGCAACACTCATCTAACCATGAAAAGGATACTGCATTTCGTCATGACTTTGAAGAAACTGTTGCAGCATTACCGCCCAGCTTTACATCATTGCTGACCAACTGTTGCTCTGAAGTCAACCAGG CCCAATCAACTGTTTGCAAGGAAACTGATCTCAAATCCCAAATTGTG AAATACATGGAGGATTCTGCTTTCCAAG ATATGTTGATTACAGTGGAGAAAGTTATCAGCGAAATGGGAGGTGATTTGACCCTGTAG
- the LOC121255172 gene encoding peroxidase 5-like, translating into MGVGGHVSISTIFVFVFFSILLSSSEAAIKPDGNDFHVGFYRKTCHRAEEIVADVVLRAMSRDPGIAAGLIRLLFHDCFVNGCDASILLDSTLSGAPVEKESPANGGTLRGLEVIDEIKAQVEQECPGVVSCADILAFASRDAALLSGLSNHRVPAGRRDGLSSRAADALGNLPSPSSSIKEIAGVFATKGLSLEEMVILTGAHSIGVSHCSSFDYRLYNFSSTQRKDPDLDMLHASYLSANCPRPESLLGKVKGNRAVNFDNLSPHRLDNAFYVHLLQGKALLQSDQAMANDPKTSRIVQRMAFHPISWSRQFAKAMIRLGSVDVLTGTEGEIRKNCRSVN; encoded by the exons ATGGGAGTTGGCGGCCATGTCTCTATCTCGACAatcttcgtcttcgtcttcttctccatccttctttcttcttcggAAGCAGCAATTAAGCCTGACGGAAACGACTTCCATGTGGGATTCTACCGCAAAACTTGCCACCGAGCCGAGGAAATTGTGGCTGATGTTGTTTTAAGGGCAATGAGTAGAGATCCAGGCATTGCTGCTGGCCTCATCCGCCTCCTTTTCCACGATTGCTTTGTCAAC GGATGCGATGCCTCAATTCTGTTGGACTCAACACTGTCTGGGGCACCTGTAGAAAAGGAATCACCAGCAAATGGTGGCACCCTTCGTGGGCTTGAAGTAATTGACGAGATCAAGGCTCAGGTCGAGCAGGAATGCCCTGGAGTTGTATCTTGTGCTGATATACTGGCATTTGCAAGCCGGGATGCCGCTCTGCTGTCTGGTCTATCCAACCATCGTGTCCCAGCTGGCCGCCGCGATGGTCTCTCTTCCCGGGCGGCTGATGCACTCGGCAATCTCCCTAGTCCATCATCATCTATCAAAGAAATTGCAGGAGTCTTCGCCACAAAAGGATTGAGCCTGGAAGAGATGGTTATCCTCACAGGTGCACATTCGATCGGTGTTTCCCACTGCAGCTCCTTTGATTATAGACTATATAATTTCAGCTCAACTCAAAGGAAAGACCCTGATCTGGACATGCTCCATGCTAGTTATTTGTCAGCAAATTGCCCACGTCCAGAGTCATTGCTTGGAAAAGTGAAGGGTAATCGTGCAGTGAACTTTGATAATTTATCACCACACAGGCTGGACAATGCATTCTATGTACATCTATTGCAGGGAAAGGCACTGCTTCAATCAGATCAGGCAATGGCTAATGATCCCAAGACCAGTCGGATTGTGCAAAGGATGGCATTTCATCCAATATCATGGTCAAGGCAGTTTGCTAAGGCCATGATTCGGCTGGGGAGTGTGGATGTGCTCACTGGAACAGAAGGGGAGATAAGGAAAAACTGTCGGTCTGttaactag